ACGGACTTACTCAAACCTCACGAGAATATGGAAAAAGTGAATTTGCTTCTCATAACCAATAAAACCTGTAGTCTGGAGTTAATCATAATGGCCGATGTGACAAATATAGCGACTAAGCTTGCTGATCTAAAGCTTATTCAGAATGTTCTGTTGGAAAGTGAGCAAAAGTTAATAGCACAGACGGACGACAAGACGATTTGCGAGCGGCTCGAAGGAATGATAAAGAGCGATCGCGAAAATCTTGGCATCATCGAAGCAGCTATTTCTAAATACGGCAACACTTCAGAACCTCGCGACATTACTCAAAAACATGCTGAGAAAGTAAGCCAAATGATGAGCGGCTCCGAGCTAACTCTGTATGACAAGTACTTACAGCTTGAGTTGCTAAAGCATCAACAAACAATGACCGGGCTGGTTCTACACAAGGTTGCCCAGTCCTTGAATGATGAGCTTCAAGATCTGATGGAACCGCTCAACCGAGTTAATTTTGAAAATCGTGCTCACCAAGAGATTCTTAAAGGCGTTCTTTACTTCGTCGGAACGCGAGAGATAGCCGGTAAGGAACCTGACATGGGTCTGTGGGCTAGCGTTGAACAGGGAGTTGCAGCCCTTAAGGGTGCTCTAGGCAGCGCGTTAAGCTAGGAAAGAGTGGCAGAGGGCGCGTCATTCATGGGAGCGTAATAGATTCATATGATTTATGCTACATTGAAGCATACTTTTCAAGAATGAATCATCTCTAACTCAGAACAATTATAGAGACGTTACCAGGCGTTAAGCTAGCTGCGCCTCCGGCGATCGCTATCGATTCATTTCCTCTGTTCTTAATTCAGGGAAGCACAGTTGAAAAATCCTCATCTGTTTTCCCACGGGGCGGGTTTGTGTACTAGTTTCCATACAGGGCTAGTAAGAGTTGCATACAGTTTTTGTGCCGCTTCTAAAATTCCTGCATAGCCAGCATTTGAATGATTTTGTTCCGCCTTTATATCTAATGAAGGAATTTCAGCTTTAACAGAGGTGTGTTGATAGCGTTCTCCTGTAATTAACATATCCGCTTTATTTTCGTGAATTATCTGTAGAATTTCCTCTGGAGTATTTTGTTGGAGAATAATGCTATCCTTACCCAGCAACTTTTGAATTCTTGCTTTATCCTCCTGACTACTTTTAACAGCGCTGATAGGGATAACTTCTATCCCTAATTTTTGAGCTGCCGAGATAATTGACCAACTTTTCAGTTCTTGTGTATCAATAACAATACGTTTGCCTTGCACAGAAGTGCGATAAAAAGCAAGTTTCTCTTCTAAAGCACTAGTTTCTAAGGCAATAAATTTTTCTGTACGTTCTTGTAAGTCGGAGTCTCCCAACTTAGCAGCAATATTCCGTAAGCTTTGATTGATGTTTTCTATACCGTAGAAACACTCTTGAATGTATGG
This portion of the Brasilonema sennae CENA114 genome encodes:
- a CDS encoding hemerythrin HHE cation-binding protein; this translates as MEKVNLLLITNKTCSLELIIMADVTNIATKLADLKLIQNVLLESEQKLIAQTDDKTICERLEGMIKSDRENLGIIEAAISKYGNTSEPRDITQKHAEKVSQMMSGSELTLYDKYLQLELLKHQQTMTGLVLHKVAQSLNDELQDLMEPLNRVNFENRAHQEILKGVLYFVGTREIAGKEPDMGLWASVEQGVAALKGALGSALS